The following proteins are co-located in the Salvelinus fontinalis isolate EN_2023a chromosome 41, ASM2944872v1, whole genome shotgun sequence genome:
- the LOC129840637 gene encoding phospholipid scramblase 2-like, whose product MASKGHGDTDSGRLPPAPAYSKEVPPGHNAVYPAPTVVPPPPSNLTPSAPPVHAMMPASLGPHNVVYPAPINPGFPPPGYMTPSAPPMMPAPFGHPNAVYPAPMNPGIPPVPPGYVPPPVPARMPAPPPDLRPTGCPPGLEYLVHVDQLLVHQTFHLAELLGWEVRNSYIVKNSIGQQVFLAEEENNCCTLQCFGPSRPFTFHIQDNLGQEVLTLMRPLACSYCCFPCCLQDLEVQSPPGIPIGYVVQECHPFLPKLTVLNEKRQPQLRIKGPLFFCSCCRDVTFEVKTLDDSMLIGHISKQWSGFLREAYTDADHFGIVFPMDLDVKMKAVLLGACFLIDFLYFEERKGDKKH is encoded by the coding sequence ATGGCCTCCAAAGGACATGGCGACACCGACTCAGGACGGTTACCCCCGGCCCCAGCTTACTCCAAAGAGGTGCCGCCTGGTCACAATGCTGTGTACCCAGCACCCACCGTGGTGCCACCACCCCCAAGCAACCTGACACCTTCAGCCCCACCGGTTCATGCGATGATGCCTGCCTCTCTCGGACCACACAATGTTGTCTACCCAGCTCCCATAAACCCTGGATTCCCACCCCCTGGATACATGACCCCTTCCGCTCCTCCGATGATGCCTGCCCCTTTCGGACACCCTAATGCTGTCTACCCTGCGCCCATGAACCCCGGAATCCCGCCAGTACCCCCAGGCTACGTGCCCCCTCCGGTCCCTGCGAGGATGCCTGCCCCGCCGCCTGATCTCCGACCCACCGGCTGCCCCCCAGGACTGGAATACCTGGTTCATGTCGACCAGCTTCTCGTCCATCAGACTTTTCATCTGGCCGAACTGCTGGGTTGGGAGGTTAGAAATTCCTACATTGTGAAGAACAGTATCGGGCAACAAGTGTTTCTGGCGGAAGAGGAGAACAACTGCTGCACCCTACAGTGCTTTGGCCCCAGCCGACCTTTCACCTTTCACATCCAGGACAACCTGGGGCAGGAGGTGTTGACCCTGATGCGCCCTCTTGCGTGCAGCTACTGCTGCTTCCCCTGCTGCCTGCAAGACCTGGAGGTGCAGAGTCCCCCCGGTATTCCAATAGGGTATGTGGTGCAGGAGTGTCACCCGTTCCTGCCCAAACTCACTGTGCTGAACGAGAAGAGACAGCCTCAGCTGAGGATCAAAGGGCCGCTGTTTTTCTGTAGTTGTTGCAGAGACGTCACATTTGAGGTGAAGACTCTGGATGACTCAATGTTGATAGGACACATCAGTAAGCAGTGGTCCGGCTTCCTGCGCGAAGCCTACACGGACGCAGATCATTTTGGAATCGTGTTCCCAATGGACCTGGATGTGAAGATGAAGGCTGTGCTGCTGGGAGCCTGCTTCCTGATTGATTTCCTGTATtttgaggaaaggaaaggagacaagAAACATTGA